In a single window of the Terriglobus roseus genome:
- the rsmA gene encoding 16S rRNA (adenine(1518)-N(6)/adenine(1519)-N(6))-dimethyltransferase RsmA: MQPRKPKLGQNFLVDDNARHRIADALGDVSQRTVIEIGPGHGAITTILAERAKRLVCIELDRSLAPELRFKFRNHPNVEIIEADVLQTDLTALVPAGEKALLIGNLPYYITSDILLHLFAHEAALELAVVMMQREVADRVAAEPGTRDFGLLGATAQMHAQANALFTLPPAAFDPPPDVYSTVLRLAFAPRFDDLGITDRKGFDRFLKLSFQQKRKTLSNNLRAAGYTPDQIAAACAAAGIESSTRAEALPLDRFAKLFQAI; the protein is encoded by the coding sequence ATGCAGCCACGCAAGCCAAAGCTCGGACAAAATTTTCTCGTCGACGACAACGCGCGTCATCGCATCGCGGATGCGCTTGGCGATGTGTCGCAGCGTACGGTTATCGAAATCGGACCGGGGCATGGTGCCATCACGACGATTCTTGCGGAACGCGCGAAGCGGCTGGTGTGCATCGAGCTCGATCGATCGCTGGCGCCGGAGCTGCGCTTCAAGTTCCGGAACCATCCGAATGTTGAGATCATCGAAGCCGACGTGCTGCAGACCGATCTGACAGCCCTTGTCCCTGCGGGCGAGAAGGCACTCCTGATCGGTAACCTGCCGTACTACATCACCAGCGACATTCTCCTGCATTTGTTCGCCCATGAAGCCGCGCTGGAACTGGCCGTGGTGATGATGCAGCGCGAAGTAGCCGACCGTGTGGCGGCAGAGCCGGGCACACGCGACTTCGGCCTCCTAGGGGCTACCGCGCAGATGCACGCGCAGGCGAACGCGCTGTTCACGCTGCCTCCTGCTGCATTCGATCCGCCGCCGGACGTCTATTCCACCGTGCTGCGGCTCGCCTTCGCACCGCGATTCGACGATCTGGGCATCACCGACCGCAAAGGCTTCGATCGCTTCCTGAAGCTGTCATTCCAGCAGAAGCGCAAGACTCTCAGCAACAATCTGCGCGCCGCCGGCTACACACCAGACCAGATCGCCGCAGCCTGCGCAGCCGCCGGGATCGAATCGTCGACGCGTGCTGAGGCGTTACCGCTGGACCGATTCGCAAAGCTCTTCCAGGCGATCTAG